One Pseudomonas sp. C27(2019) DNA window includes the following coding sequences:
- a CDS encoding MBL fold metallo-hydrolase has protein sequence MSIKILASSLALAISLASGVAFAQTTAIDVSQAAQEAVQLQQIRNATVKITYADTTFLIDPMLSKKGTYPGFKGSYRSELRNPLVDLPMSEQEVLAGVDAVIVTHTHLDHWDDAAQEFLPKDIPLYTQHQADATLIRSQGFTNVRVLSDKAEFGGVTLSKTGGQHGTDNMYALSEVATLLGDAMGVVFQAPGHKTLYLAGDTIWRDEVDQALAEYEPQVIVLNAGYAMLNGFDASIIMGKEDVLRAVQAAPNATIVATHMDAINHMALSREELKKYVEENNIQDKVEIPEDGALIDF, from the coding sequence ATGTCCATTAAGATTCTCGCGAGCTCCCTTGCTTTGGCAATCAGCCTTGCCTCCGGCGTTGCATTTGCCCAGACAACTGCGATCGATGTTTCACAAGCGGCCCAAGAAGCTGTGCAACTGCAACAGATTCGCAATGCCACAGTAAAAATCACCTACGCAGATACAACTTTCCTGATCGACCCGATGCTGTCAAAGAAAGGCACTTACCCCGGCTTTAAAGGAAGCTACCGTAGCGAGTTACGAAATCCCTTGGTAGATCTGCCAATGTCGGAACAAGAAGTACTCGCTGGAGTCGATGCGGTCATCGTCACTCATACGCATCTGGACCACTGGGATGATGCTGCGCAGGAGTTCCTGCCCAAGGACATTCCGTTGTATACACAGCATCAGGCCGATGCCACTCTTATTCGTTCGCAGGGCTTCACCAATGTCCGAGTACTATCTGACAAGGCTGAGTTCGGCGGGGTGACCCTGAGCAAAACTGGCGGCCAGCACGGTACAGATAACATGTACGCATTGTCTGAAGTGGCAACTCTCCTAGGTGATGCCATGGGTGTGGTTTTTCAGGCCCCCGGTCACAAAACACTCTATCTTGCAGGGGATACCATCTGGCGTGATGAAGTTGATCAGGCGCTGGCTGAATACGAGCCTCAAGTAATCGTGCTAAATGCGGGTTATGCGATGCTGAACGGCTTTGACGCATCCATCATCATGGGTAAAGAAGATGTACTGCGCGCCGTTCAAGCTGCTCCGAACGCCACTATAGTTGCTACCCACATGGATGCCATCAACCATATGGCCCTGAGCCGTGAAGAGCTGAAGAAATATGTAGAAGAAAACAACATTCAAGATAAGGTTGAGATTCCCGAAGATGGCGCCTTGATAGACTTTTGA
- a CDS encoding integrase core domain-containing protein, giving the protein MLARYLQASLYFNREILGIDIATSMPSLRVIRYLDQLAEWHGYPEKIRVDNGSEFTSEVFTSWAKVHGIMIDYIKPGCPYQNAYIERFNRTYRDDVLDLYIFNNLNEVKQITEDWIELYNTERPHDSLNDMTPLEYRNSA; this is encoded by the coding sequence ATACTTGCTCGTTATCTACAAGCAAGTCTATATTTTAACCGCGAAATACTCGGCATTGATATCGCGACCAGTATGCCATCGTTACGTGTAATACGTTATCTGGACCAACTGGCTGAATGGCACGGTTACCCTGAGAAAATTCGCGTTGATAACGGCAGTGAATTTACCTCAGAAGTCTTCACCAGCTGGGCAAAAGTGCATGGCATTATGATTGATTACATCAAACCTGGTTGCCCTTACCAGAACGCATACATTGAGCGATTTAACCGAACGTATCGTGATGATGTACTGGATTTATATATTTTCAACAACCTGAATGAGGTAAAGCAAATAACCGAAGACTGGATTGAGTTATATAACACTGAACGACCACACGACTCACTGAATGACATGACGCCGTTAGAGTACCGAAATTCGGCATAA